GTTTTTGTATCCTTTTGCGTTGGCCGGATCCCAGTAAGCGCCTATATCCCAGTTAGCGAACCATAATTCTTCGGTAGTGCCGTACCAGCTTTTCAGGTCGAAGAGGCCATCGTGGGCGATGAAGCTCTTGAAGCGGTTTTCATGTACACCTGCCAGCATGTAAACGGAATAACCGCCGTAGCTGGCGCCTACAGCGCCGAGGCGGGATTTATCCACATAGCTTTCCCTGCTTACATCGTCGATGGCGGAAAGGTAATCTTTGATCGGTTGTCCGCCCCAGTCTTTACTGATAGCGGCATTCCATTCCACACCATGGCCGGGCATCCCTCTTCTGTTGGGAGCCACTACTATATATCCCTGGGAGGCCATGAGCTGGAAGTTCCAGCGGAAGGAGTAAAACTGAGAAACAGCAGATTGAGGCCCGCCCTGGCAGTACAGCAGGGTGGGATATTTTTTAGCAGGATCGAAATCAGGTGGGAAGATGACCCAGGTAAGCATATCCTTGCCATCCGTAGTCTTCACCCAGCGTTTTTCGATTTTGCACATCCCGATTTTGTCGTAGATGTCTTTGTTTTCGTGTGTAATAGTCGTGAGACTGCCTTTTTGCAGGTCTACGGAGTACAGTTCAGCAGCGTGGTTCATATCGGCACGGGCCACCACCATAGTGTTGCCGCTCTGGCCGAGGATGTCATTGATATCGAAATCGCCCGTAGTTACCTGGCGTATATGCTTCTCCGTTGTCTGCGCCGGATTTTTCTGAAGGGCGATTTCCAGCAATTGTTCCGTGCCTTTTATAACAGCGAGGAAATAGATCTTTTTACCATCGTTGCTAAACCGGCAGGAAGAGGCCGTGCCATCCCAGTTTTTAGTGAGGTTGGTGATGGTGCCGGTAGCGCGATTCAGGATGATGACATCATTTTTATCGGATTCATAGCCATCATGCGCCATGCTCAGCCAGGTAAGGAATTTGCCATCGGCGCTGAACGAAGGGGCAACATCGTAGCCCATCATGCCTTCGGAGAGGTTGCGGGTAGCTTTGGTTTCGAGGTTGTATTCGTAAAGGTCGGTATTGGTGCTGACAGCATAATCTTTCCCGTATTTCTTTTTGCATACATAGATGATGCTTTTCCCATCGGGCGCCCAGATCATGTCTTCCGGGCCACCGGAAGGCATCTGCGGGCAGTCGTGGGGCTCTCCTTCCATGATATCTACCGGCGTACCTACTTCGCCATCGTTATAGGTAGCGTAGAAGACATGAGAAAAGTTGCCGTCTTCCCAAGCGTCCCAGTGACGGTAATTCAGGTTATCATAGATCTGAACGTTCGATTTGGCGAGGTCGGGGTAATGATCCACTCCGGAGATCTTTTTGATTTTTACTTCTTTCGAAAATAAAATATGCTTCCCGTCGGGAGCAATGCGAATATTCTGCATGCCGCCTTCCACGTGGGTTTTCTGTACAGGATCAACGCCATCGGCATTCATTTCGTACCATTGTCCTTTCAGGGAAAACCCAACCTTGTTGCCGGGCAGAACAGCCACATCGCCTTCTGCGCCCGGGGTTTGGGTCAGCTGTTTGGGTTGCCCGCCGGCCAGGGGAACGGCGTAGAGGTTTTTCTCGCCTTTATTTTCGGCCATATTAATCCTGGAAACGCCGTAAATAACGGTTTTACCATCGGCGCTCAACGCCTCTCCGCTTACCCTTCCGAGCTGCCATAACAGTTCGGGGGTCATCTTGTCCTGGGCTATAGCCATAGTAGAAAAGAATAGTCCTGTCAGTAAAAATGGTTTAAACATGATAACGAAAGGTTGTTTTGGATCGGGTAAATGTAGGAAGAAATGTGTTTAAGCCCGTTCAGTGCGTCAAAAATTCCTGTGGCGGCCGGATAAATTTGCAGCCCGTAAATTCTGTGTAAATTTGCCCCAAATTCAGAAATAACTTGATTGAGAAAAAACAAGTAGTACAAACAGAAGAAAGAGCCGTTATCGTGGGGGTTATCACAAAAGACCAGACCGAGCGGCAGGTCAATGAATTTCTCGACGAACTGGTGTTCCTGGCTGAAACCGCCGGCGCCAGGGCCGTTAAACGTTTCACCCAGCGGTTGGCGCACCCCGACAGGGCCACTTTCGTCGGAAAGGGAAAGCTGGAGGAAATATTCCAGTTCATTACCGGCAGAGATATTTCGCTGGTGATATTCGATGATGAGCTGACAGGTTCCCAGATCGCCAACATAGAAAAGGTGCTGAAGGTAAAGGTGATCGATCGCAGCGACCTTATCCTGGACATCTTTGCCCGCCGTGCCCGCACTGCGCAGGCAAAAGTACAGGTAGAGCTGGCACAGTACCAGTATATCCTGCCCCGTTTGCGTGGTATGTGGAGCCACCTGGAACGCCAGGGAGGCGGTATCGGAAGCAGGGGCCCGGGGGAAACGGAAATTGAAACGGACCGTCGTATTGTGAAAGATAAGATTGCGCTTTTGCGTAAGCGGCTCACGGAGATCGATAAGCAATCCCTGACCCAGCGTAAAGAGCGAGGCGAATTCATCCGGGTAGCCCTGGTTGGTTATACCAACGTAGGCAAGAGCACCATCATGAACCTGCTCAGCAAAAGTGAGGTATTTGCGGAAAACAAATTGTTTGCGACCCTGGACACCACTACCCGGAAGGTAGTGTTTGAACAGACGCCTTTCCTGCTTAGTGATACCGTAGGATTTATCCGGAAACTCCCCCATCACCTTGTGGAGAGCTTCAAATCTACGCTGGATGAAGTAAGGGAAAGTGATATCCTGATTCATGTAGTGGATACCTCCCACCCGCAGTATGAAGAGCAGATAGAAGTGGTGAACCGTACGCTGCAGGAGCTGAAGGCCTTTGAAAAGCCCACTATCATGATCTTCAACAAGATGGACCTTTACGAAGCGAATACCTTCGATCAATGGCTGGAGCCGGAAGTAAAGCAGGACATCCTGAATGACCTGAAACAGAACTGGGAAACGAAGACCCAGGGCAATTGTGTCTTCATATCAGCAACAGAAAAAAGAAACATTGAGGAACTGCGAAAAACCATTCTGGAAAAGGTTACGCAGTTGTACCGGGAGCGTTATCCCTATAAAACGGAATATTTCTACTAATGGCGAAAAAATACTCCTGGTATAAACTGGATGAAGGCAGTTTACCGCTGGCAGAGAAAGAGATCAGCGTATTGGAGGTAAATGGAAAGAAAGTGTGTTGTACCCTTTACGAAGGGCAGCTGTACGGATTTGCGTTTAAATGTCCGCATGCCAGCGGCATTATGGCCGAAGGGTTTATTGATGACGGCGGCAATGCGGTATGTCCGATACACCGTTACAAATTCAGTTTACGGAATGGCTACAACAGCAGCGGCGAAGGCTATTACCTGAAAACCTATCCGATAGAGCAGCGGGAAGATGGCCACTGGATGGGCATGGAGAAGACCGGATGGCTCTGGTAGCGGCTGACGGGGAATTATCTTTCTGTTAAAAGTGGCGTATGTATTTGAAGTAACCGGTATATGCCTGTAACTTTTCATTATGCTGACTTTACCTACAACGCGTACATTTGTTCTGACTGAAAAGCAGGTCTGGCTGTTGATTACAGCCATGGTAGTATTGTTGCAATTCAGCGCATTATTTGTGCCCATCCTTGAACCGGATGGCGCGCTATATGCCGGCATTGCCAAAACGATGGTCCAGAAACACGATTACTGGAACTTATATGCAGATGGCCACGACTGGCTCGACAAGCCTCACTTCCCCTTTTGGATAACCGCCATCAGTTTTCAGATTTTCGGGATCCATACCTGGTCGTATAAGCTGCCGGCCATCCTGTTTCTGCTGATGGGGGCCTGGTATACCTATCGGTTTGCCCTGTACCTTTACGGAGAGAAAGTAGCCCGTTGGGCGGTTTGCATCCTGCTTACGGCGGAACACCTGGTGATTTCCAACAACGACGTAAGAGCTGAG
The genomic region above belongs to Chitinophaga sp. 180180018-3 and contains:
- a CDS encoding S9 family peptidase encodes the protein MFKPFLLTGLFFSTMAIAQDKMTPELLWQLGRVSGEALSADGKTVIYGVSRINMAENKGEKNLYAVPLAGGQPKQLTQTPGAEGDVAVLPGNKVGFSLKGQWYEMNADGVDPVQKTHVEGGMQNIRIAPDGKHILFSKEVKIKKISGVDHYPDLAKSNVQIYDNLNYRHWDAWEDGNFSHVFYATYNDGEVGTPVDIMEGEPHDCPQMPSGGPEDMIWAPDGKSIIYVCKKKYGKDYAVSTNTDLYEYNLETKATRNLSEGMMGYDVAPSFSADGKFLTWLSMAHDGYESDKNDVIILNRATGTITNLTKNWDGTASSCRFSNDGKKIYFLAVIKGTEQLLEIALQKNPAQTTEKHIRQVTTGDFDINDILGQSGNTMVVARADMNHAAELYSVDLQKGSLTTITHENKDIYDKIGMCKIEKRWVKTTDGKDMLTWVIFPPDFDPAKKYPTLLYCQGGPQSAVSQFYSFRWNFQLMASQGYIVVAPNRRGMPGHGVEWNAAISKDWGGQPIKDYLSAIDDVSRESYVDKSRLGAVGASYGGYSVYMLAGVHENRFKSFIAHDGLFDLKSWYGTTEELWFANWDIGAYWDPANAKGYKNFNPSEYANKWNTPILIIQGGIDFRVPIEQGLQAFQLAQLKGIKSKLLYFPEENHWVLKPQNAIVWQREFFNWLKETL
- the hflX gene encoding GTPase HflX, producing MIEKKQVVQTEERAVIVGVITKDQTERQVNEFLDELVFLAETAGARAVKRFTQRLAHPDRATFVGKGKLEEIFQFITGRDISLVIFDDELTGSQIANIEKVLKVKVIDRSDLILDIFARRARTAQAKVQVELAQYQYILPRLRGMWSHLERQGGGIGSRGPGETEIETDRRIVKDKIALLRKRLTEIDKQSLTQRKERGEFIRVALVGYTNVGKSTIMNLLSKSEVFAENKLFATLDTTTRKVVFEQTPFLLSDTVGFIRKLPHHLVESFKSTLDEVRESDILIHVVDTSHPQYEEQIEVVNRTLQELKAFEKPTIMIFNKMDLYEANTFDQWLEPEVKQDILNDLKQNWETKTQGNCVFISATEKRNIEELRKTILEKVTQLYRERYPYKTEYFY
- a CDS encoding Rieske 2Fe-2S domain-containing protein → MAKKYSWYKLDEGSLPLAEKEISVLEVNGKKVCCTLYEGQLYGFAFKCPHASGIMAEGFIDDGGNAVCPIHRYKFSLRNGYNSSGEGYYLKTYPIEQREDGHWMGMEKTGWLW